In Microaerobacter geothermalis, the genomic stretch ATACGAAGTTCAGAAGAATACTGCATCATAACTACTGGAAACATTTACAACGATTATCCCGGGCATCCCTATACCCATTTTTATCTGGAAATTGATACCAAGCACTTGACATTTTTAGATCAGTATGACCCGGGAGGGAATTATTTTCATATCAAAGAATTTACACGTCCGCAAGTCGAGTTCTAGCGAGAAGTAATTAAAGTCCGCTCCGAGACTAAAGAACGGAGCCCTCAAAAACATCCAGGTATTTCGATGATGGAGACAGTTTGAGGGCTAATTCCCGTTCTCTAGCCCTCCGCTAAGGACGAACTCGAAGGCTGTCCTTAGTAAATTCTTTAGTTCCATCCATGCATATGATCAACTAAACTTTTGCCACTTCAAATTGGCCTTTTAATTTGACTTCACCCGATTCATTTTTCACAAAAAGCTGTCCGATTAGCCGGGCTTCCCCATCCTTTTCTGTCTCTCCGTCAATCTTCCCTTCCACGGTTAATACTTCCCCCGGTCGGGTGATGGCTGCAAACCGGACCCTAAAAGATCGTAAATCCTGACGGGAGAACCACTGAGTAAGGGCTTGGCCGGCAAACCCCATGATTAGCATTCCATGGGCAATTACTCCGCCAAGACCTGCTTTTTCTCCAATCGGGACAACGGTATGAATCGGGTTGAAATCTCCCGATGCCCCGGCATATCGAACCAGCTGGGTATGAGTAATCGCTGGTTTATTTAACGACGGTAGTGTCTCCATTCTCATTTCTAGTCACATCCTCTTCTTTTCATTCCAGTCATTCAGATCTTTTAAATCCCTATCATTTAGTCTTGTTTCAACGTATCTCACAACATTCTCTACTCGCCATTCATTTCAATAATGGTGGATAAGCCCACCAAAACTTTTTTCCCTTGCTGATTAAAGTACTCTGTCTCTAAGGTGATGAATTTCATCCCCCGCTTGGCTGCAGCTGAAATCACTTTGCTTTTTCCGGTAATTTCATCTCCGGCACAAATTTCTTCCAAATACTGATATTCTTGTTCCCCATGGAGCACTTTCAACGGATTCAACTTAAGGGCTGCAATGAGTTGCTCAAAATCCGGCCCTGCCCACATATCGATTACGGTAGCAAAGGTGGGTGGAATCGGAATATCCCGGAATCCTTGGGCCACCGCTCTTTCCCTGTCATAATAAATGGGATTG encodes the following:
- a CDS encoding MaoC family dehydratase N-terminal domain-containing protein, with product MEKDLTEKIGFTFEPYTYLVERGKIREFALAIGDDNPIYYDRERAVAQGFRDIPIPPTFATVIDMWAGPDFEQLIAALKLNPLKVLHGEQEYQYLEEICAGDEITGKSKVISAAAKRGMKFITLETEYFNQQGKKVLVGLSTIIEMNGE
- a CDS encoding MaoC/PaaZ C-terminal domain-containing protein; this encodes METLPSLNKPAITHTQLVRYAGASGDFNPIHTVVPIGEKAGLGGVIAHGMLIMGFAGQALTQWFSRQDLRSFRVRFAAITRPGEVLTVEGKIDGETEKDGEARLIGQLFVKNESGEVKLKGQFEVAKV